The Nitrospirota bacterium genome contains the following window.
TCCTCCGCTATACGAAACAGTTCGACCGCGTCTCCATGAAAGCCACGGAGCTGCGCGTTACCCCTGAAGAAATCAAAGAGGCCTACTTCCACATCCGAAAAGACGAGGGCGACGCACTCCGATTTGCGGCTCAGCGAATTACATCGTTCCATGAGCGCCAGCGCATCAAGACCTGGATGTATCAGGATAACGAGGCGACGTTGGGCCAAGTGGTCACGCCGGTCGATGCGGTCGGAGTCTACGTGCCGGGCGGCAAGGCGGTGTACCCCTCATCGGTGTTGATGTGTGCAATCCCGGCTAAGGTGGCGGGTGTTTCCCGTGTCGTGATGTGTACGCCGCCGCAAAAAGGCCCGATCAATCCCTATTTGCTCGTCGCCGCCGATATTGCCGGCGTGACGGAGATCTATCGCGTCGGGGGCGTGCAAGCCGTCGGTGCGATGGCGTACGGGACCAAGACGATCCAACGTGTCGACAAAATCGTGGGGCCCGGGAATATTTATGTGGCGACGGCCAAGCGGCTCCTCTTTGGCACGGTCGGGATCGATATGGTGGCCGGTCCGAGCGAATTGCTCGTGGTCGCAGACGGTGATGCGAAGCCGGCGCACGTTGCGGCCGATCTTCTCTGCGAAGCGGAGCATGATGAAGATGCACAGGTCTATCTTGTGACCACATCGGCGCAGTTGGCGAAAGACGTGGTGCGACTCATCGGCAGCCAGCTGAAGGGGTTGCAACGGGAAAAGATTGCCGCCAAGTCTATTGCACGCCATTCGGTGGCGTTTGTGGTCACGACCATGGACGAAGCCATCGATGTCGCCAACGAGATTGCCCCGGAACATTTGACGCTCTCGGTCGATGAGCCGTTCGACTATCTGGAAAAAATCAGGCACGCGGGGGCGCTATTTTTGGGTCGGTATACGCCCCCGTCGGTGGCGGATTACGTGGCCGGTCCGAATCACGTGTTGCCGACCGGCGGGACGGCGCGCTTCTTCTCGGCACTCTCTGTCCACGATTACCTCAAAGTGAGCAATATCGTTCACTACACGAAAGAGGAGCTGAGCAAGGTGAAGGATCATCTCGTTCGGTTGGCACATATCGAAGGGTTCGACGCCCACGCGAAATCAGCCCAAAGCAGGTTTTCATGAAAAAGAACGGATCGGTACCCAGGCAGGCATCAATTCATCGCGCGACCAAAGAAACGGATATCCATGTCGACTGGCGGTTGGACGGCAGCGGGCAAGGGAAGATTGAGACCGGCATCCGGTTCTTCGACCATATGCTGGAACTGTTGTCCAAACATGGATTTTTCGATCTGACGGTCAAGGCCAAGGGCGACATCGACATCGATGAACACCATACGGTGGAAGATGTCGGCATCGTCATGGGCAAGGCCCTGCATCAGGCATTGGGGGAGAAGGGCGGGATCAAACGGTTCGGCTTTGCGTCGCTCCCGCTGGATGAAACGCTGGCTCAGGTCACCGTGGATCTCAGTGGCAGGCCCTATCTTGTCTATAACGTGAATTTGCCTGATCGGAAGATCAAGACGTTCGACCTCGGCCTCTTCGAAGATTTCTTTCAGGCGTTTGTCACCCACGGTGGGCTCAACTTGCATGTGAATCTGATGTACGGGCGCAACCCGCACCACATCATGGAAGCGATCTTCAAAGGCCTTGCCAAGGCGTTGGATCAAGCGACGATGCCGGAAGAGCGGTTGGCGGGCAAGGTGCTATCGACGAAGGGTCTGTTGTAATAGAGCTAGGCAATGGGACTCGTCAAGGTGGATTGGGGCAGGCGACTGAAAAGGAGCCTGCCCCTTCTGTTTCATCCAATTGCTTGATGTCCACTCGAACCGTAGTTCGAGTTGGAAAAAACTGTGGAGAAAAGTTTCAGTGTGACGCACCACATCAGGGAAGCCATCTTCAGTTGCCGCACAGCAGTCCTGCATTTCGCATTTCACGTCGTACCGTTCGCGTGCGTGAGTACGCAAGATCCCATTCACTCATCTAATCCCCTCGTGTCCTTCCCCATACTGTGGGTGTGTATTCCTAGAGATAGCTGTTCCTAATCCTCTCGAAAAGCCCGTTGACGGGTTCCTATGTTTCTGCCAACCTGCGCCCAGCGCTCTGAACCAAATTGAAAGTTGACATGCTCGATACCAAAGGGAGCGATCCCAACAACATAGAAGCGCCCAAGGATTCACTCCAACCTGCTCCACCAGCTATTTCGCTGCCGAAAGGTGGCGGGGCGATCCGCGGGATTGGGGAGAAGTTTACTGCGAGTCCCGTCACCGGGACCGGCTCAATGTCGGTGCCACTCGCGACGAGCCCAGGCCGTTCAGGCTTTGGGCCGCAGCTTTCTCTGAGCTACAACTCGGGCGCAGGCAATGGCCCATTTGGTCTGGGGTGGAATCTTGCGCTGCCAGTGATTACCCGCAAGACGGACAAAGGTCTGCCGCGTTACCGGGATGGCCAACATTCCGATGTCTTTCTGTTGTCGTCCGTCGAAGACTTAGTGCCGGTACTTGAAGCGCGCGGTAGAGAATGGCATCCGCGTCTTTTAGATCAACGCCTTAACGGTCGCCCGTATCGTGTCGAACTGTTCCGTCCCCGTGTCGAAGGCCTTTTCGCGCGCATCGAGCGCTGGACCAATCCGGCTGATGTGTCCGACGTGTTCTGGCGGTCGATCTCTCGCGACAATGTCACTACATGGTATGGAAAGTCAGCGGAGAGCCGCATCCTCGACCCAGCCGATCCGTCGCGTATCTATTCCTGGTTGATCTGCGAGAGCTACGACGATAAAGGCAATCTCATCGTCTACGGCTACAAGGCCGAAAACTCTCAACGGGTCACCGTTTCTACATTGCACGAAGCCAATCGCAGTGATGTGACTCGTAGCGCCAATCGTCACATTAAACGCATTTGCTACGGCAACCGCACGCCCTATCGGCCCGATCTCATCTCGACGGCACCGACACCGCTTCCTCGCGACTGGTTGTTTGAGGTCGTGTTCGACTATGGCGAGCACGACACCGACATGCCGGACCCTGTAGAGGAGGCGCAGCCCTGGATCGCACGCCGTGATCCGTTCTCGATGTACCGGCCGACCTTCGAGGTTCGCACCTATCGGCTGTGCCGGCGGGTGCTCATGTTCCATCACATCGCGGAAGATGACGATGTCGGCAACAACTGTCTCGTTCGCTCCACGGATCTGGTGTATCGGGAGCCACTGGATGCCGCCGACGGTGCTCAGTCCGGCTTCACTCGATTGATCGCTGTTGAGCGACGAGCCTACCAGCGACGCAGCGACGGACGTTACGATTCGCGCCAGTTTCCACCGATCACATTCAAGTACAGCGAACCAGAAATTGACGCCACGCTGCGTAGCATTGACGCGAGCCAACTCGACAATCTTCCCGTCGGCACTCAAGGTCCTGGCCATCAATGGATCGATTTGGAAGGCGAGGGGCTGCCTGGCGTCCTCAGCGAGCAGCTGGGAGCGTGGCACTACAAGCCCAATCTTGGCGGGGGCCGATTCGCTGAGAGCCGCTGCGTCAGCGAGCAGCCGATGCAGGCGATGCATGCTCCCGGTGCGACGCAGCTGCTGGATCTCGATGGCGACGGTCAACTCGAATTGGTGTCCATGAACGGTGCGCTGCCGGGCTTTTATGGACAGGACGATACAGGCCGCTGGCGAGACCACATTCCGTTCGCATCGCTCCCGAATATCGATTGGGCTGATGTCAATCTGCGTTTTCTCGACTTGACCGGCGATGGCCATGCGGACGTGCTCATCACCGAGCATGAAGCCTATACCTGGTATCCAAGCGAAGCGCGTCGAGGCTACGGAGGCGCTGAACAAACACGTTGGCGTCCCGATGAAGAGCAAGGCCCGCGCTGTGTATTTGCCGATGGGACACAGACGATGTTCCTCGCCGACATGTGTGGCGATGGGCTCACCGACTTGGTCCGTATTCGAAACGGCGAGGTGTGCTACTGGCCCAACCAGGGGTATGGCTCCTTCGGCGCCAAGGTCACACTCGGCAATGCGCCGCGCTTCGAAGCACCGGACCTCTACGACCCACGCCGTATTCGTTTGGCTGATATCGACGGCAGTGGCCCAACCGATATTATGTATCTAGGCCGGGACGGGGCGCAGCTATACTTCAACCGCAGCGGCAATGCGCTCAGCGATTCGCAGCACCTGGATCTGCCAGTGGCCACTGAGAATCTCGCCGCCGTTCAGGTTGTCGATCTTCTCGGCAGCGGCACGGCCTGCCTCGTATGGAACTCGCATCTACCGGGGGATGCTGCGCGCCCAGTGCGCTACATCGACGTGATGAGCCAAGGTAAGCCGCATTTGTTAATCGAGACGGGCAACAGTCTTGGCGGTAGTACAGAGATCGAGTACACACCGTCGACTCGCTTCTATGTCGCCGACAAGCTCGCCGGGACGCCATGGATCACACGTCTGCCGTTTTCGGTGTATTGCGTCAGCAGAGTTACCGTGCGCGACCAGTGGCGTGGCACCACGTTCAGCTCCACCTACAGCTATCACCATGGCTGTTTCGACGGCATCGAGCGCGAGTTTCGTGGATTTGGCCGTGTCGAACAAGTCGATGTGGAAGATTGCGGTCGTTTTGCTGGCGCTAACGCCGGCAGTCCCTGGATCACCGAAGACCAGCGACTGTTTCAGCCACCGGTGAAAACCATCACCTGGTTCCATACCGGCGCGGCCACAGACCGCCGCCTCGTGCTCTTGCAATTCAAGCGTGAGTACTTCCCGGCGCGGTACCGCCTCGACGGCGACTTCCACGAGCGCGAATTGCCAGAACCGCAGCTCGATGAAGGACTGGATGCTGACGAATGGCGTGAGGCCCTGCGCGCCTGCAAAGGTATGGTCTTGCGGCAGGAGATCTACGAACTCGACATCGACGCGCTCACCGCCGTCATGCCGCGACACCGCCTCGCACGCATCTTCTCCGCCGCCACACACAACTGCCGTATCCAGCGTCTGCAGCCGCGCGGCCCTAACCGGCACGCAACTTTTCTGGTCACCGAGAGCGAGGCGCTCAGCTACCAGTATGAACAGTCGTTGCCCGAGCCCGGTGGCGTGGTGCAGGCCGATCCACGCATCGCGCATACGCTGACGCTCCGTGTAGATGAACTGGGCCAACCGCTACAGACCATCGCCGTCGGCTACCCACGCGTCCGGCGGCACGAAGACCCGGTGATCGGGGAGGCCGCGAGTCGACGCATCAGAGCCGTGCAGGATGAGCGGCATCTGGCCTATACGGAAATTCGCTACACATCGGATGTGCTGGTGCCGGCCACCGCCGAGGCTGACACCGCGCTACGCCACCATCGTCTGCGGCTGCCCTACGAAGTGCGCAGCTTTGAGCTCGCCGGCGTCAGGCCTGTAGCAGACTTCTACTTTCAGCCGCAAGACTTTGCCGCGTTGCGCCTGAGCGACCATTACTCGCTGCTCGACGAGTTTGCCGTGCCCATCGATGTGGCCTTGTTACCGTACCACCGACTCCCGGATGCAACGGCACCGCAGCGTCGCCTGGTCGAACATCAGCGCACATTGTTCTTTGATGATGCCGACGATGATGCAGCCCCGGCCAACCACGTACCCTTCGGCCAGCATGGACCACGGGGACTGAAGTACGAGGGCTACAGACTCGCGCTGACCAACGACCTGCTGGCGGCGATCTTTCAAACTCCCGACAGCTTGCCCGATATGCCCACGGACATGGTGGCATGGGAATTACACCCCGGCATCACGGCTCGCAGCCTGCTCGACGACCCGCAGCATAGTGGCTACCAGCGCGATCCTGTCACCGGCGAATACTGGAGACGCTCCGGCATTGCCGGGTTTGCCGAGGATGCGGCCCGACATTTCTATTTGCCCGAGCGCTATACCGATCAGTTCGGCGTGGTCACCACGCTGCAATACGACCCGCTCGATCTCTATGTGCAGCGCGTTACCGACGCCCGCCGCAACCGAACGGAGGTCATACGGTTCGATCATCGTATGCTGGCACCGGTCGAAATGGTGGATGCCAATGGTAATCACACTGAAGCCATTCTCGACATGCTGGGCCAGGTCATCGCCGTCGCCATCAAGGGAAAGCCAGTGGGTGCTGGTTGGGAAGGCGACGACCTTGACGCCTTCCATTCCGATAGCTCGCGACGCAACCCCAGCGTGGGAGCTGTGCAGGCCTTCTGCACGTCGTACACATTGAGCGAGTCTCAAGCCCGCGCCTGGTTGGCCAGGGCCGGCAGCCGCTTCGTCTACCATTTTGGCGAAGCCCGTGATGCTGATGGAAATGTGACCGCTTGGGCCGCGCGCCCGGCCATGGCTTGTACCATCTCACGCGAGATCCATTCCACGCAGCCAGGAGGGGAGTTCAGTCCGTTGCAAGTGGCGCTGGACTGTTCCGACGGCAGTGGCAACGTGCTCATGAAGAAGACGCAGGCTGAGCCCGAGGTTGATGGAGGACCGTTGCGCTGGATCGTCAACGGCCTGACCATGCTCAATAACAAGGGCAAGCCAGTTAAGCAGTACGAGCCATTCTTCAGTGAACGATTTGGCTGCGAAATGCCGCGCGAGGAAGGTATCACGCCCATCCTGTTCTACGATGCGGTTGGTCGTGTGGTACGCACTGACTTGCCGGACGGCACCTACACGAAGGTGGAGTTTTCGCCGTGGCATGCGCGGCAATTCGATGCAGGCGATACCGTGCTCGACAGCGCCTGGTATGTCGAACGCGGTAGCCCTGATCCAACGGTTCCATTGCCACGCGGGATCGATGGAGCTCTGACCGTCTCGTCGGAATTCCGTGCTGCTTGGCTCGCGGCCAAGTCGGCCGATACGCCTGGTCAGACACATCTCGATAGCCTCGGTCGCGAAGTCATCACGATTACCCACAACCGAGTGCCGGATGAGACAGCGCGGCCGGCCATTGAATGGTCCGTGGGCGACTGGGGCTGGCGCGACGAGTTCCACCTCACCCACACCAAGCTCGATGTCGAAGGGAAGCCTCTGTGGGTACGCGATGCTCGCGGCAATCTGGTCATGCAGTACATCCATCCGCCGAAGCCAGACAGCGATGCAAGCGAAGACGTACCAGGCGGCAGCGTGCCCTGCTACGACATCGCAGGGAATCTTCTGTTTCAGCACAGCATGGATGCCGGCGACCGTTGGTCGCTGAACGATGCAGCAGGAAAAACTTTTCTGGCGTGGGATCTCAACGACGTGCTCGACGCTGAGGGGCAGAAGCATCCCGAAGCGCGCCTCGCCCACACCGAGTACGACCAGTTGCATCGGCCGCTCCAGCAATGGCTGCGGCTCGGCGAGTCCGATGCCGCCGTTGTCGAGAGATTTGAGTACCGCGATATAGCCAATGTCGATGAGGGGATCGATATCAATGATGCCCGCGCACGCAACCTGATCGGCCAAGCCATCACCCATGACGATCCCAGCGGACGCATGGAACTGCTGCAACTCAGCTTCACCGGCCAGGTGCAACAGGAGGAGCGCCGTCTGACTCGCCATACCACAACGCGCATCATCGATTGGCAAGGCGACGAGGTCGTCCGCGCATCACAACTCGAAACCGAAACATTCACCCGGCACACCAGGCATGACGCCCTGGGTCGTATGACGCTGCTGGCCAACTGGCACCGCAGCCCCCGCCGTGTGGCTCTGTACAGTCCGGTTTACAACGCTCGCGGAGTGTTGGAGTCGGAAGATATGAGCATCGGTGCGGACTGGAACGATGGCGTTCCTATCGGTGGGAAAATCTGGCGCGCCGTGCAGCGCATTGCCTATAACGCCAAGGGCCAACGCTTGCGGTTGCGTCATGGCAACGGCACCGAGACCCGGTATGCCTATGATCCACGGACCTTTCGGCTCATGCAGTTGCGCACGACGAGGACGGCAACTGAACTACCGTTCCCAGGCTTTCGCTCCAACCTGAGCGACGAGCGTGTCGTCCAGCAACTGCACTACACCTACGATGAGATTGGGAACATCGCTGAGATCGAGGACGAAGCCTGGACGCCAGTGTTCTTCCGCAACCAAGCCGTCGAGCCGCGCAGTTTCTATGTGTACGACGCGCTCAATCGGCTGGTCGAAGCGACGGGTCGCGAAAGCGCTCAGTTTGGCTCACGACCGCCTGGCCCTGCCAACGAATCCTTCCGGGTGGAGAGCTTCCCCACCGATCGCGAATTGCGACAGTATCGGCAGCGCTATTTGTACGATTCCGTCGGCAACTTCATCGCCATGCGGCATAGCGCGGATGGAGGAGGCTGGACCAGGGAGTACGAGACGGCAGAGGACAACAATCGCCTATTGCGCACCTGGATCGGTGGGGACGAGGTCGAGTCGGTCCGCTATGCCTACGATCTCCACGGCTCGATGCTGAATCTCGAGAACGTCTCGGAACCATCCCGCATCCGGTGGGATTGGCGCGACATGATCGAAGGCATGGACTTGGGCGGCGGAGGGCGAGCCTGGTACGCCTACGATATTGGGAAGCAACGGACCAGGAAGCGCATAGAACGCACTGGCCGTGCTGTTGAGGAACGGCTGTACATGGGCGGCATGGAACTCTATCGGCGGTATGCACCGGGCGGTCCCATCGTCGAGGAGATCGAAACCCATCATTTGTTTGTCGATGACCAGCGGGTGTTGTTTGTCGATGACGTCATTGCAACGGACAATGCTGCGCTCGGCACAGGTGTGTTGATGCGCTACCAATACGGCAACCATCTGGGATCCGTCGCGCTGGAGCTGGATGAAACGGCGCAGATCGTCGGCTGTGAAGAATTTCATCCCTATGGAACAACAGCGTATCACTTGGTCGGGTCAGTGCGAGCGACTGCGAAACGGTATCGGTATACGGGGATGGAGCGTGATGAAGAGACTAGGTTGAGTTATCACAATGCTCGATATCTGATTCCATGGTTGGGGCGGTGGGGAAGCACGGATCCGATTGGGCTAGAGGGGGGAGGCAACATCTATTCATATTCTCAGGGTGATCCTATTGGCTTATTGGACAACGCCGGTACGCAAAGCACAGATTGTGAATTCGACATGTGCTTTTCTCTTGAAGAAGCGCCTGAGCCAGCTCGTGAGTCTGGTTACGTCTCCATTGAGAACGGCCTGCTTGTTCAGCCGACTATCGAAGATGGGGAGATTACAGGGCTGACGTTTTCAGAAGTAGTCTCAGTTGAGCTGCCAACGCTGGAAAGGTTTCTTTACGCCAACGACGAGAACGATCAAACACGGGCAGTGTTGACTGATTATTGGAGACAGCACCACCCACGAGGGGTCTCTTTGTACTCCGAATCTGTTGTCGGGCCGTTTCGGCATGCATTTCTACGAGTCACTACTGATGAGGGGGACTTTGTCGTTGAAGTTGGAGATGCTGAAGGAATTGGGGAGCGTACTGCAGATCCTCGCCTGGCTTACTGGGAGGCTCACACTGAGACGTATACCCTTCATGAAGATGCCATTACGCGACCTGCGGACCCCTCAGAGGATGCGCAATTTGAAGAGCGCCTGCTAGAAATCAGTGCCTATTTCTCGCGACAGGATGAGAGGGGTGATTATATCAATCTTCCAACTTACGGCCTGCTAGGCCCAAACTCTAATGGGTATGTGCGATATGTGATCGAATCCGCAGGCGGTCAGGTCGTTATGGACTCATTCTTATTTCCGGCTCACGACGTGACAGAGCCCTATTCCGAAACGCCGAGTGAACGGGAGGAGCGTTTACGACAGTTAAGAGAACGTGCCAGTGAGATTGGTGAGAGCATGTCGATATTTGGCTTTCCACTGTAATAGCGAGAGGCCTACAAGACCGGTGATCGCAGTGAAGACCAAACAGTAAACGGCGGGGTACAGAGGCTTTCTCAGCTGCGATAGAGCATGCCAGGCGGAAGCCGTCTGGCATCAGGAGGACATGATGCTGGCGATTTGAAGCCGGGTATTTTCTCCTGACGTATGGTAACCACCCTCAAGGGTTGCCGGTGATGCAACTAACCTCCCAGTAGGCACACATTTCTTCAGGAGAACGCAATCGGGGTAGGGGGCATGGATGGAATACTCGTATCGACGAGGAGCAGCTTCGTTTGAGAAGTTGAACAGGCCTACCTTGCCTGAGTGGGGCAATTATATATCTCAGCGGTCATGGAATGTGAGTCTTGAAGGTCATTTGTCGATATCATCGACCTGTTCTCATCCCTCATGAGGAGATAATTCATGCCAAAGAAATCGAAAGGCACGGCGGTAACAAAG
Protein-coding sequences here:
- a CDS encoding SpvB/TcaC N-terminal domain-containing protein, with the translated sequence MLDTKGSDPNNIEAPKDSLQPAPPAISLPKGGGAIRGIGEKFTASPVTGTGSMSVPLATSPGRSGFGPQLSLSYNSGAGNGPFGLGWNLALPVITRKTDKGLPRYRDGQHSDVFLLSSVEDLVPVLEARGREWHPRLLDQRLNGRPYRVELFRPRVEGLFARIERWTNPADVSDVFWRSISRDNVTTWYGKSAESRILDPADPSRIYSWLICESYDDKGNLIVYGYKAENSQRVTVSTLHEANRSDVTRSANRHIKRICYGNRTPYRPDLISTAPTPLPRDWLFEVVFDYGEHDTDMPDPVEEAQPWIARRDPFSMYRPTFEVRTYRLCRRVLMFHHIAEDDDVGNNCLVRSTDLVYREPLDAADGAQSGFTRLIAVERRAYQRRSDGRYDSRQFPPITFKYSEPEIDATLRSIDASQLDNLPVGTQGPGHQWIDLEGEGLPGVLSEQLGAWHYKPNLGGGRFAESRCVSEQPMQAMHAPGATQLLDLDGDGQLELVSMNGALPGFYGQDDTGRWRDHIPFASLPNIDWADVNLRFLDLTGDGHADVLITEHEAYTWYPSEARRGYGGAEQTRWRPDEEQGPRCVFADGTQTMFLADMCGDGLTDLVRIRNGEVCYWPNQGYGSFGAKVTLGNAPRFEAPDLYDPRRIRLADIDGSGPTDIMYLGRDGAQLYFNRSGNALSDSQHLDLPVATENLAAVQVVDLLGSGTACLVWNSHLPGDAARPVRYIDVMSQGKPHLLIETGNSLGGSTEIEYTPSTRFYVADKLAGTPWITRLPFSVYCVSRVTVRDQWRGTTFSSTYSYHHGCFDGIEREFRGFGRVEQVDVEDCGRFAGANAGSPWITEDQRLFQPPVKTITWFHTGAATDRRLVLLQFKREYFPARYRLDGDFHERELPEPQLDEGLDADEWREALRACKGMVLRQEIYELDIDALTAVMPRHRLARIFSAATHNCRIQRLQPRGPNRHATFLVTESEALSYQYEQSLPEPGGVVQADPRIAHTLTLRVDELGQPLQTIAVGYPRVRRHEDPVIGEAASRRIRAVQDERHLAYTEIRYTSDVLVPATAEADTALRHHRLRLPYEVRSFELAGVRPVADFYFQPQDFAALRLSDHYSLLDEFAVPIDVALLPYHRLPDATAPQRRLVEHQRTLFFDDADDDAAPANHVPFGQHGPRGLKYEGYRLALTNDLLAAIFQTPDSLPDMPTDMVAWELHPGITARSLLDDPQHSGYQRDPVTGEYWRRSGIAGFAEDAARHFYLPERYTDQFGVVTTLQYDPLDLYVQRVTDARRNRTEVIRFDHRMLAPVEMVDANGNHTEAILDMLGQVIAVAIKGKPVGAGWEGDDLDAFHSDSSRRNPSVGAVQAFCTSYTLSESQARAWLARAGSRFVYHFGEARDADGNVTAWAARPAMACTISREIHSTQPGGEFSPLQVALDCSDGSGNVLMKKTQAEPEVDGGPLRWIVNGLTMLNNKGKPVKQYEPFFSERFGCEMPREEGITPILFYDAVGRVVRTDLPDGTYTKVEFSPWHARQFDAGDTVLDSAWYVERGSPDPTVPLPRGIDGALTVSSEFRAAWLAAKSADTPGQTHLDSLGREVITITHNRVPDETARPAIEWSVGDWGWRDEFHLTHTKLDVEGKPLWVRDARGNLVMQYIHPPKPDSDASEDVPGGSVPCYDIAGNLLFQHSMDAGDRWSLNDAAGKTFLAWDLNDVLDAEGQKHPEARLAHTEYDQLHRPLQQWLRLGESDAAVVERFEYRDIANVDEGIDINDARARNLIGQAITHDDPSGRMELLQLSFTGQVQQEERRLTRHTTTRIIDWQGDEVVRASQLETETFTRHTRHDALGRMTLLANWHRSPRRVALYSPVYNARGVLESEDMSIGADWNDGVPIGGKIWRAVQRIAYNAKGQRLRLRHGNGTETRYAYDPRTFRLMQLRTTRTATELPFPGFRSNLSDERVVQQLHYTYDEIGNIAEIEDEAWTPVFFRNQAVEPRSFYVYDALNRLVEATGRESAQFGSRPPGPANESFRVESFPTDRELRQYRQRYLYDSVGNFIAMRHSADGGGWTREYETAEDNNRLLRTWIGGDEVESVRYAYDLHGSMLNLENVSEPSRIRWDWRDMIEGMDLGGGGRAWYAYDIGKQRTRKRIERTGRAVEERLYMGGMELYRRYAPGGPIVEEIETHHLFVDDQRVLFVDDVIATDNAALGTGVLMRYQYGNHLGSVALELDETAQIVGCEEFHPYGTTAYHLVGSVRATAKRYRYTGMERDEETRLSYHNARYLIPWLGRWGSTDPIGLEGGGNIYSYSQGDPIGLLDNAGTQSTDCEFDMCFSLEEAPEPARESGYVSIENGLLVQPTIEDGEITGLTFSEVVSVELPTLERFLYANDENDQTRAVLTDYWRQHHPRGVSLYSESVVGPFRHAFLRVTTDEGDFVVEVGDAEGIGERTADPRLAYWEAHTETYTLHEDAITRPADPSEDAQFEERLLEISAYFSRQDERGDYINLPTYGLLGPNSNGYVRYVIESAGGQVVMDSFLFPAHDVTEPYSETPSEREERLRQLRERASEIGESMSIFGFPL
- the hisB gene encoding imidazoleglycerol-phosphate dehydratase HisB, whose product is MKKNGSVPRQASIHRATKETDIHVDWRLDGSGQGKIETGIRFFDHMLELLSKHGFFDLTVKAKGDIDIDEHHTVEDVGIVMGKALHQALGEKGGIKRFGFASLPLDETLAQVTVDLSGRPYLVYNVNLPDRKIKTFDLGLFEDFFQAFVTHGGLNLHVNLMYGRNPHHIMEAIFKGLAKALDQATMPEERLAGKVLSTKGLL
- the hisD gene encoding histidinol dehydrogenase, whose protein sequence is MKIVASTERAFLPTLKKVTSRARVQGATVEKTVKSILQAVERGGDKAVLRYTKQFDRVSMKATELRVTPEEIKEAYFHIRKDEGDALRFAAQRITSFHERQRIKTWMYQDNEATLGQVVTPVDAVGVYVPGGKAVYPSSVLMCAIPAKVAGVSRVVMCTPPQKGPINPYLLVAADIAGVTEIYRVGGVQAVGAMAYGTKTIQRVDKIVGPGNIYVATAKRLLFGTVGIDMVAGPSELLVVADGDAKPAHVAADLLCEAEHDEDAQVYLVTTSAQLAKDVVRLIGSQLKGLQREKIAAKSIARHSVAFVVTTMDEAIDVANEIAPEHLTLSVDEPFDYLEKIRHAGALFLGRYTPPSVADYVAGPNHVLPTGGTARFFSALSVHDYLKVSNIVHYTKEELSKVKDHLVRLAHIEGFDAHAKSAQSRFS